A portion of the Hydractinia symbiolongicarpus strain clone_291-10 chromosome 10, HSymV2.1, whole genome shotgun sequence genome contains these proteins:
- the LOC130612081 gene encoding uncharacterized protein LOC130612081, with protein MANSKRTMGRDETLLNNFVTVTKRMPLKARVVLALSIAIVIIELASGIIGSEHNLNPKIALNTNSDIGKFRERKEVRKDDMNSIEDINNIEIVSDNKNLIKSVERRSIDNPESKTVEEEMNEVDNAITKLSEESKDVKKSNISSIVTKSTYIRFNKEVAHP; from the coding sequence ATGGCCAACAGTAAAAGAACCATGGGTAGAGATGAAACCTTGCTAAACAATTTTGTTACGGTCACTAAAAGAATGCCATTAAAGGCGAGAGTGGTATTAGCACTAAGTATCGCAATTGTTATTATTGAATTAGCATCTGGAATTATTGGATCAGAACATAACCTAAATCCAAAGATAGCATTAAACACAAACTCAGACATTGGAAAATTTAGGGAGCGGAAGGAAGTTCGTAAAGACGACATGAACTCAATAGAAGATATAAACAATATAGAAATTGTTAGTGATAATAAAAACCTTATAAAATCTGTGGAAAGACGATCCATAGACAACCCTGAATCGAAAACAGTGGAAGAAGAAATGAACGAAGTGGATAATGCAATAACTAAACTTAGTGAAGAGTCAAAAGACGTTAAAAAGAGTAATATATCATCTATAGTAACAAAAAGTACCTATATTAGATTTAATAAAGAAGTAGCACATCCATAA